A window of the Apodemus sylvaticus chromosome 15, mApoSyl1.1, whole genome shotgun sequence genome harbors these coding sequences:
- the Arl6 gene encoding ADP-ribosylation factor-like protein 6, producing the protein MGLLDRLSGLLGLRKKEVHVLCLGLDNSGKTTIINKLKPSNAQTQDIVPTIGFSIEKFKSSSLSFTVFDMSGQGRYRNLWEHYYKDGQAIIFVIDSSDKLRMVVAKEELDTLLNHPDIKHRRIPILFFANKMDLRDAVTSVKVSQLLCLENIKDKPWHICASDAIKGEGLQEGVDWLQDQIQAVKT; encoded by the exons ATGggcttgctggacagactttcaGGGTTACTTGGCCTGAGGAAGAAGGAGGTTCATGTTTTATGCCTCGGGCTGGATAATAGTGGGAAAACAACGATCATTAACAAACTGAAGCCTTCAAAT GCTCAAACTCAAGACATAGTTCCCACCATAGGATTCAGCATAGAGAAGTTCAAATCCTCCAG TTTGTCTTTTACAGTGTTTGACATGTCGGGTCAAGGAAGGTACAGGAATCTCTGGGAACACTATTATAA AGATGGACAAGCCATTATTTTTGTCATTGATAGTAGTGATAAACTAAGAATGGTTGTGGCCAAAGAAGAGCTTGATACCCTTCTAAATCACCCAG atatTAAGCACCGTCGAATTCCAATCTTGTTCTTTGCAAACAAAATGGATCTTAGAGATGCAGTGACTTCCGTGAAAGTGTCTCAGTTGCTGTGTTTAGAGAACATTAAAGATAAGCCGTGGCATATTTg TGCTAGTGATGCCATCAAAGGAGAAGGACTGCAGGAAGGCGTGGACTGGCTTCAAG